TGTACGTTCACCGTGGAATGGACCGCCGGAAAGATCTTGAAATTTTCCAGGATTATGATATCGTTTTGACAACATACGGCACGATGAGAAGTGACGTGGAATTGTTGAAAAAAATTCAGTTCAACTATATTGTTTTAGATGAATCCCAGGCCATCAAAAATCCTGATTCATTAACAGCAAAAGCGTCCAGATTACTCAAATCAAACAATCGTCTGGCTATGACGGGTACGCCGGTTGAAAATAATACGTTTGATTTATATTCTCAGTTTGAGTTTTTAAATCCGGGATTATTAGGTCACGCCGACTTTTTCCGAGCAGAATATGCCACGCCGATTGACAAGTTTCAGGACAAAGTGAAGGCTGAAGAATTGCGTCGCCTGGTATATCCTTTTATGCTGAAACGTACCAAGGAAGAGGTTGCAACCGACTTGCCGGACAAGACCGAAACCATCCTGTATTGTGAGATGGGCAAGAAGCAAAGGAAGGTCTACGAAACAATTCGTGAGAAGTACAGATTGCAGATTGCTGAGAAACTGGCAACCGATGGTTTGAACAAAAGCAACTTCCTGATCTTTGAAGCACTGCTCAAACTTCGTCAGATCTGCGATTCGCCGGTACTACTTTCGGATGATGAGGATTATGGAAATGAATCTGCGAAGCTGGAAGAAATTGTAAGGGAAATTGAAGAAAATGCTTCGAATCACAAGATTCTGATATTTAGTCAATTTCTGGGTATGCTTGACTTAATCCGTCAGCACTTGGAAAAGGTAAATATTCCATACGAATATCTGGATGGACAAACGGTTGACCGTGCAGGTCGTGTAAACCGTTTCCAAAATGATCAGAATTGTCGTGTTTTCTTAATGAGTTTGAAAGCGGGTGGGGTAGGACTTAACCTGACAGAAGCGGATTATGTTTATCTGATGGATCCATGGTGGAATCCGGCAGTAGAACGTCAGGCTATTGACAGAACGCACCGGATCGGACAAACGCGTAAAGTGTTTGCTTATAAAATGATCTGTAAGGATACGATTGAAGAGAAAATATTATTGCTGCAAGAACGCAAGCAGGAACTGGCCGAAGATTTGGTTGGCGGCGAAGCCGGATTTATCAAAAAACTGAGTCAGGACGATATAATGGCATTATTTAGTTAGAAAAGAAGGGTCTACGATTTATTTCGTAGACCCTTCTTTTTTATTATCTTTTATTCAACAACAGCTGTAAATTCGATTTCAACAAGATAGTCTGATGAGACAAGTTTGCTGATTTCATAAATTCCGGTTGTTGGTTTTATCTCTCCAAAAAAAGCGCCGTGTGCTCTGGCAATATCGTCAAATCTGGTAATATCTGTTGTGAAGATTCTTGTGCGAACGACATCTTTCAACGAAACACCAGCTTCTTCAAGCACTTTTGAAATTCTTTCAATGATATTGTTGGTTTGTGCATAAGCATCATCCGCTTTTACAATTTCTCCGTCAACAATAGCAACAGTACCTGAAACTTCTACAATGTTTCCGATGCGTACTGCACGGCAATAACCCATTTTATCTTCCCAGGGAGATCCTGTGAGAATGTTTTGTCTTGGCATGGTAAGGAATTTTTTAATTTTTTATAGGTGTAAATATATTGGTTGAAATTTAAATCAAAGCGATGTTAAACAAATATCGTAGCAATGATCAATGACGGCATCGCCGTCCGCTGTTTCTAGCTATCATTTTGAAGTGTCAAATCTTGGCTCCATCGGAGCTTCCTGGAATATTCAGGAAACTCCTACGGAGTTAGGATTCGGGATGCGATATATTTGCTATAAACAGGAGGCTCCCTTGGGAGCCATTTCCTGTAAAATTTACTTATCTCAGACCCTTTTTCTTCAAATATTCAATCAACGCTTCCGGATGATCCGTTTGTAAACCTTGGACACCTTTATTGATCGCTTCGTCCCATGAGGCTGGTCCTTCCGTTGGACTCTGCACGTCAAGCCAGGTTGAAATTTTCTTTTCCTTTATTATTTTATCCATTTCGGGATTCACAACATTATCAATCACGCTGATTCTTATCTCGTTTAAAAAAGACGATAACTGATCCGTATTTTTAATTTCATCCGGAATGCTGGTCATTAAAGGCATTTGTGGGGCAATAGATTTCCATTGCGGATATTGTTCCTTTGTATTGATATATACCACAATTTGCTTTTCCATTCCGGCTTCCTGAATCTGTTTCCAGGTTTGCGCTACGTCAGCATCTTTAAAATCCAGATAAATATTGATCTTGTTTTTACACAATTTCAGAATGTCCCTGAATTCGGGAATTTTGTATGTTTTTTTGTTCTGATTGAACACCTGGAGCTTTTTAATTTCCTCCAAAGTGTGATCACTTATTTTACCTTTTCCATTCGTAGCGCGGTCGACAGTTCCATCGTGATGAATGATGAGGTGACCATCTTTCGTCGTACGTAAGTCCACTTCTACATAATCCACCCCGTATTTAATTGCTTCCTCAGTAGAAGCTAATGTATTTTCAGGAACATTGACATGATTTCCACGATGAGCAATTACAATAAGTTTGTGCTTACTAGAAGGCAAATTCTGACCAATTGAAAAGCTTGAAATAAAGCAGAAAAGAATCTGAATAAGAAGAAATTTATTTTTGTAAGCGGACATTGGAAAACTAATTTGTTGTTAAAAAAACAGTTTAAACGTCTTTTCAATACTATTTTTTTAACAATACAGGCCATTCCTAAATGTTAAGAAAAAAGGTCTAAAAATTGAGATTTGTTCTCTCAAATTCCTAGACCTTCTAATGTTGATAAAATATCTGCTAGGGAAGCAACAGCAAATCGCTAACAGCCAACAGCTATTAAACTATTTCAAAACTTGACAATTTCACAAATTCCTGAACGCGAGCATCTATTTCCTCCTGTGTTAGGTTAACAACACGTTCTGTCCCAAACTTTTCAACACAGAAAGATGCCATTGCCGAACCGTAAATGATAGCGCGTTTCATATTTTCAAAAGAGATATCGTCCGTTTTGGCAAGGTATCCAATGAAACCACCAGCGAAACAATCACCTGCTCCGGTTGGATCGAAGACAACTTCCAGTGGCAAAGCAGGAGCGAAGAAGATTTTTTCTCCCTGGAATAACAAAGCACCGTGTTCACCTTTTTTGATGATCAACGTTTTTGGTCCCATCGCCATAATCGTTTGTGCTGCTTTACGTAAAGAGTAATCTCCTGAAAGTTGACGCGCTTCTTCGTCATTGATCGTCAAAACATCAACCAAAGTCAAAACATCTTTCAAATCATCCAGAGCGATGTTCATCCAAAGATTCATCGTATCAAGCATGATCAGTTTTGGACGCTTCGCCATACGCTGGATTACTGCTTTTTGCGTAGCAGGAACCGTATTTCCTAACATTAAATATTCTGTTGTCTGATAAGACTCAGGAATAACCGGATCAAAATCAGCCATTACATTTAACTGAGTTTCAAGGGTATCACGCGTATTCATATCTTCATGGTACTTACCCGACCAGAAGAAAGTTTTACCATCAGGAATTGTTTTTAAACCTTCGGTATTAACTCCGTGTTCTATAAGAAGGTCAACCATTTCCTGAGGGAAATCGCCGCCAACTACGGCTACCAAATTGTTTTGTTTGGTAAAATACGAAGCTGATAACGTGATATATGTTGCAGCGCCGCCAATGATTTTATCGGTTTTTCCGAAAGGTGTTTCAAGGGCATCAAACGCCACAGAGCCAACTGTTAATAAACTCATAAAGTAGTATAGTATTGATTTTTAGTAAGTTTCAATTTTTGATTTGAAGACAAAAACGCTGCGAAGATAATAAAAACAGCTGAATAGCATATTTAAAGGATGGCATAATACTAAACAGTTGGCGGCAATCCTGAGTTATTTGCTATTTTTGTCAGGCAACGTTAAAATATGATAGAATAGTCGGATTGAATATTAATTTCATTGAAGCAATGCAAATATGATTGCCATTGATAAAGCAAGAACACAAATTGAAAATGCAAAAGTACTTCTTAGAAATAATGCAAACCCCGAAGATGGATTATATCAATACAGAAAGTATGTTAAAAGAGCGGGACTTATTGCATATAAAGGTCTTCTGTTGTCGCTTGTCAAGTTGTTGAAACATAATAAGAAGGATGATTTAATTGTAATAGAACAGGGTTTATCGAAATTGGATAAGGGGATATTTGCTGATTTTATTACTGCCCAACAAGTTTTGAGTAGATCGATGGGAATTTATGGAACAAGGAGTCAGCAATTAGCTGAGCTCGGAATTTCAGAAGCTGAAAAAATTATAACCTGGGTTGAAAAAAGCGTTACCAAAATATAAAAGAGCAGCAATGCTTTTTAAGATACAGACCAATTACTAAAATTGATTACAAGAAAGTAAAATATACATGACTGATAAAACTTACCAGCCGCTTAAAATATTCAATACGCTTACCCGTAAAAAGGATTTGTTTGTACCGCTTGCTGCACCATATGTAGGCATGTACGTCTGCGGACCAACGGTTTACAATAATGTTCACCTTGGAAATATCCGTACTTTTTTATCTTTTGATATTCTGTATCGTTATCTGACACACATTGGCTACAAAGTCCGGTATGTAAGAAATATTACGGATGTTGGCCATTTGGTTGGTGATGGTGATGAAGGAGAAGATAAAATCGGTAAAATGGCAAAACTTCAACAGTTGGAGCCAATGGAAATTGTTCAGCGTTATACGAATGATTTTCACGATGTTTCTGCTGAATTCAATTTGCTTCCGCCAAGCATTGAGCCAACTGCAACAGGACATTTAATTGAACAAATTGAAGCAGTTAAGGCGCTGATCGATAAGGGAGCTGCCTACGAAGCGAATGGTTCTGTTTATTTTGATATAACAAAATACAACGATGCCGGAAATGAGTACGGAAAGCTTTCAGGAAGGATTCTGGAAGATCTTTTGAATGAAACGCGTGACCTGGACGGACAATCTGAAAAGCGCAATCCACTTGATTTTGCACTTTGGAAAAAAGCCAGTCCTGAGCATATCATGCAATGGGATTCTCCATGGGGAATGGGTTTTCCTGGCTGGCATTTGGAATGTACTTGCATGAGTGCCAAATATTTAGGAAAACAATTTGATATTCACGGTGGCGGGATGGATTTAAAATTCCCGCATCATGAATGTGAAATTGCACAGGGAAGAGCTTTGACAAATATTGAGCCGGTTCGCTATTGGATGCATACCAATATGTTGACGGTGAATGGCCAGAAAATGTCAAAATCGCTGAACAATTCTTTTCTTCCAAATCAACTGTTTTCAGGTGATCATGAATTGTTGGATCAGGCTTATAGTCCGATGACTGTACGCTTTTTTATGCTCCAAAGTCAATATCGCAGCACGCTGGATTTTTCTAATGAAGCGTTAAAAGCGGCTCAAAAGGGATATAAAAGATTGGCAAACGGAATTCGTCTAGCCAAAATGTTGAAATATAATGACGAAGAAGTAGCTCGCGACGAGAAAAAAATTGAGGAGATAGAAAAATCAATTCAGGGTTTTTACGATGCCATGAATGATGATTTGAATACCGCTGTCGGCATTGCCAATCTGTTTAACATGCTCAAATATATTAATATGCTGAACATGAACCAGCTTAAATCAGCTGCTTTGGGTGAAGCAACTTTTACTTCTTTGCTAGAAAATTTCATCGTTTTCATCGAAAATGTACTTGGGTTAAAAGAAGAACTTAGTGAAGGACACGCAATTCTTGACGGCATGTTAAATCTTTATCGTGAATACAAAGCGGTTCAGAATTATGAGAAAGTTGATGAAATCCGCACTTATTTCAAGCTTCAGGGACTCGCTATCCGCGACAGCAAATTAAGCGTGGATTGGGCATATGAGGAGTAATGGAATGATGAAAAAAGGACGAACCTTGGCTTCAGTACTGTTTTGCAGCTTTTTGACTGGCATGTTATTTCTATATAGCTGTAAGTCAAAGACGAGTTCAGAACAAACCACAGAACAATTGGAAAAACTAGTTGCCAGTCCGGCGTTTAATGCAGATTCAGCATTTCAGTTTGTTAAAAAACAAGTTGAATTTGGGGCGAGAGTTCCTAATACTGCGGCACATAGAGCGTGCGGAGATTATCTCGTTTCAACATTTAAAAGATTTGGACTGGAAGTAACAGAGCAAAATTTTACACCGACAACTTACGACGGCAAGAAATTAACCGCCAGAAATATTATTGCCAGTTTTAATCCAAAAGCGACCAAAAGAATTCTGCTGACCTCACACTGGGATTCCCGGCCATTTTCTGATCAGGATTCTGTTTCGAAAATGAAACCGGTTTTGGCTGCCAATGATGGTGCGAGTGGAGTTGGTGTTTTGCTTGAAATAGCCAGAGTAATTTCTTTTTCGGGAAATAAACTAAATCTCGGTGTTGATATTATTCTTTTTGATGCCGAAGACTGGGGAAATTCAGATAAGGCTACTGATAAGTTTAGCGGATTTTGTTTGGGATCTCAATATTGGGCTGCCAACAAACATGTTCCAAATTACACGGCCTATTTTGGTGTGTTGATGGATATGGTTGGCGCGAAAGGGGCGACATTTCCCAAAGAAGGTTATTCTGTAAGTATGGCAGACGGCGTTGTTCGGAATATCTGGGGAATTGCCAGTCAGCTTGGTTATAGTAATTATTTTATTGATAAAGTGGGACCCTCTATAACTGATGATCATCTTCCCGTTAATGAAACGGCCAAAATTCCCATGGTTGATATCATCCATATCAAACAAAATGATCCGGAAAGAACTTTTTTCAATCAATGGCATACAGCGCATGATGATATGGAAAATATTGATCCGAAAACTTTGAAGGCGGTTGGGCAGACTTTAATTCAGGTTTTATATCAGGAGAGTGAGGTTTCTGTTTAAGGGGTTCACGCAAAGCAAAAAGCCGACACCGCGCGTTTTTTTCTCTTTGCGCCTCCTTTGCTCGAAACTTTTAACGTGATAACTACGGCGCGCTGCACCTTGGTGAATGAAGTTTGATTTTTTTCGCTACAAGTATTATGGTGCTTTGCACCTAATCTATTATGAGAGCATAATTATCTGCAATGCCAGGGTACAGAGTACCGAAATATTTGTAGAAAACATTACAAATCTAGGAGCCCTAAGGTGCAGAGCACCGGAATAACTTATCTTAGATCTTCCTGACCACAATCTGAATATCAGAATTCCTCCCCTTATCATCACTACAAGAAATCTTAACCCGCCCAACCGGTGGATTAATAAATACCGCTTCATGCGGCGCAGAACGCTTCACTAACTTATCATTCACATACCAAAAAACCTCCTGCACATCATTCCCGGTTTGGCAGCTTAACTGGATTTGCTGCGGTTCATTAGTCTGAATGAAATATTCACTACCATCATTCGGACTGGTAATCAGAGGCGCGCCTTCCCGGAAAACTCTTTCACAAAAAGGATTATGAGGCGGCAGTTTTAGGTAAGGAATTTTCTTTGATTCATAATAAGCAATGAGCTCAGGAGCCAGATTTGGGTATGTTTTCTTCACAAAACCATTTTCAGGAAGACAATAAGTACAATAAGAAATTCTCCCGGCAACATCTGTAAAGACATATCGCAGATGCTGACATTTATGATATGGAGAAACACCCATGATGTAATAATCCGTAATCTGATGATCACAAAAATCGCTTGGAATATTGCCGCTGACGGCGCATATTTTTCTCAAAGCCACATTCTCAGGCATTTGATACCAGCCTTTCGAAGAATTGTAGTCCAACGCATTGAAGATTGAAAACAATAACGGCGTTGCAGTATTTGCACCGCTCAACTCCGGAACGCCTTCACCAGAAAAATTCCCAACCCAGACGCCAATGGTATATTTTCGGTTATACCCAATACTCCATGCATCCCGCTTTCCATAAGATGTTCCGGTTTTCCAGGCGATTTTTGGTAAGTGATAAGTATTGTCAAAATTGGAAGGTAAATCCGGCCTTGTTACCTGCGTTAAAATATTATTTAAAAGGAAAGTTGCTTCTTTTGAAACCAGCTGTTCGCCCTTTTTTGAAACGGGTGTTTCCATAGTATATCGAATTGGTTTTAATTCTCCCTCATTTGAAAAAGCTGCAAAAAGTCTGGTTAATTCTTCTAGCGTAACGCCGCAGCCTCCCAGAATCATGGATAATCCCAAATCTTTGGATTGCTTTCGGATCGTTTGAAAATCTGCTTTTTTCAATTTATCAATTAAAACCGGTGTACTGATTTCCTTCAAAATCTTGACTGCCGGGATATTCAAAGAATTGGCTAAAGCAAATTCCATAGTAACCTGACCGTTAAAATGCTGGTCAAAATTTTCTGGTTCGTAGCCGCTGAAATTTGTTGGAACATCATTTAAAACCATTTTCGGTGTGATAATTCCTTTGTCAAAAGCAGTTGCATAAAGTATTGGTTTTAACGTACTACCGGGAGAACGAATCGCACGAATTCCATCCACCTGTCCACCGTCAAATGGATTGTTGAAATCGGCCGAACCAGCGTAAGCTTCAACAGCCATCGTTTCATTATTAATAACCAGCACCGCTGCATTGTGAATGTTCATGCTTTGCAGCCTGTTGACATAGTTTTTTACCTGTTCTTCAATTTGTTTCTGAGATTGGATTTTGATCGTTGTATTGATAATCGGCTGATCCGGTAAATCCTTTTTCAAACGCAAAGCAAGATGAGGCGCTTGTTTTGGCGCAGAGAGTCGGCGGACCATTAGTTGTTCGCTGATAGCATCTTGAATAACATTTGAGTCAAATAAATTTTCTTTACCAAATCGTGTCAGCCATTGATTCCTGGCGATTTTCAATGCTTCATTTCGTATACCGGGATGCAAGCTTGACGGTCGGTTTGGAACGATAGTAAGTGCCGTAATTTCAGCAAGACTTAATAATTGCGGAGCTTTTCCAAAATATAAAAGTGAAGCAGCTTTAATCCCTTCAATATTTCCTCCATAAGGAACCAGATTGAGATACAGTTGAAGAATTTCATCTTTTGAGAAATGTAATTCCAGCTGCATCGCCCGAAATGATTCTTTCAATTTATTCAGATAAGTTCTTTTTTTAGGCTCCAATAATCTGACAACCTGCATAGTAATGGTTGAAGCACCAGATGTTCTTCTGCCGCTAAAAATATTTCTCCCGGCTGCCCGAATCATTGCCAATGGATTAATTCCGGGATGATAGTAGAAATATTGATCCTCCTTATGGATCAGCGTTTTTTGTAAAAGAGGCGTGATTTCAGCAATTTTAGTGTAAAGCCGCCATTTATCATCAGGACTTAAAAACGCATGTAAAACGGTTCCGTCGCTGGCGGTGATTTGGGTTGAATATTGAATTTTTGGTTGGAATGGGAACAGGAGGTCAATTAATAGAAATGATAAGATAAAGCAGCTAAACAATAAAATTGCTCTTTTCAGAAAAATTATTGGCGGGAGTTTGATGAGTGACAATTCGATTTCTTGATAAGGGGAGTTAACATTATATTAGACTTTATACCATCGGCATATTTCGTAGGTAGAAAATGCAAAAACCTCTGCATACGAGGCGTTCCTATCGGAACGCTTTGTGATAAAATTCTCTTTGCTTGCTACCAATAAAATGTACCTAAGGTACATAATCCGCCGCAAATTAGGTTTATTGGTTTTCCAGGTGCCGGACGTTTATGCCATCGGCATATTTCGTAGGTAGAAAATACGGAACACTCCGCCTACGTGGCATTCCGATAGGAACGTGTTGTGGAAAGATTTCTATCATTTCTACTAACAAAATATACCGAAGGTACAATGTAGGAATTTGCGTATTTTTCAAATAAATATATTTGTTCAATGCGCATCTGTTAACATTTGTCCATCCCGCTAAAATTTCCTTATTTACTGACATATTACAAATAAAGACAATCATAATACCATTATGTCAAAATATATTGCGGCT
The sequence above is drawn from the Dyadobacter subterraneus genome and encodes:
- a CDS encoding RidA family protein: MPRQNILTGSPWEDKMGYCRAVRIGNIVEVSGTVAIVDGEIVKADDAYAQTNNIIERISKVLEEAGVSLKDVVRTRIFTTDITRFDDIARAHGAFFGEIKPTTGIYEISKLVSSDYLVEIEFTAVVE
- a CDS encoding glycerophosphodiester phosphodiesterase family protein — protein: MSAYKNKFLLIQILFCFISSFSIGQNLPSSKHKLIVIAHRGNHVNVPENTLASTEEAIKYGVDYVEVDLRTTKDGHLIIHHDGTVDRATNGKGKISDHTLEEIKKLQVFNQNKKTYKIPEFRDILKLCKNKINIYLDFKDADVAQTWKQIQEAGMEKQIVVYINTKEQYPQWKSIAPQMPLMTSIPDEIKNTDQLSSFLNEIRISVIDNVVNPEMDKIIKEKKISTWLDVQSPTEGPASWDEAINKGVQGLQTDHPEALIEYLKKKGLR
- a CDS encoding PfkB family carbohydrate kinase; this translates as MSLLTVGSVAFDALETPFGKTDKIIGGAATYITLSASYFTKQNNLVAVVGGDFPQEMVDLLIEHGVNTEGLKTIPDGKTFFWSGKYHEDMNTRDTLETQLNVMADFDPVIPESYQTTEYLMLGNTVPATQKAVIQRMAKRPKLIMLDTMNLWMNIALDDLKDVLTLVDVLTINDEEARQLSGDYSLRKAAQTIMAMGPKTLIIKKGEHGALLFQGEKIFFAPALPLEVVFDPTGAGDCFAGGFIGYLAKTDDISFENMKRAIIYGSAMASFCVEKFGTERVVNLTQEEIDARVQEFVKLSSFEIV
- a CDS encoding DUF5618 family protein; translated protein: MIAIDKARTQIENAKVLLRNNANPEDGLYQYRKYVKRAGLIAYKGLLLSLVKLLKHNKKDDLIVIEQGLSKLDKGIFADFITAQQVLSRSMGIYGTRSQQLAELGISEAEKIITWVEKSVTKI
- the cysS gene encoding cysteine--tRNA ligase, with product MTDKTYQPLKIFNTLTRKKDLFVPLAAPYVGMYVCGPTVYNNVHLGNIRTFLSFDILYRYLTHIGYKVRYVRNITDVGHLVGDGDEGEDKIGKMAKLQQLEPMEIVQRYTNDFHDVSAEFNLLPPSIEPTATGHLIEQIEAVKALIDKGAAYEANGSVYFDITKYNDAGNEYGKLSGRILEDLLNETRDLDGQSEKRNPLDFALWKKASPEHIMQWDSPWGMGFPGWHLECTCMSAKYLGKQFDIHGGGMDLKFPHHECEIAQGRALTNIEPVRYWMHTNMLTVNGQKMSKSLNNSFLPNQLFSGDHELLDQAYSPMTVRFFMLQSQYRSTLDFSNEALKAAQKGYKRLANGIRLAKMLKYNDEEVARDEKKIEEIEKSIQGFYDAMNDDLNTAVGIANLFNMLKYINMLNMNQLKSAALGEATFTSLLENFIVFIENVLGLKEELSEGHAILDGMLNLYREYKAVQNYEKVDEIRTYFKLQGLAIRDSKLSVDWAYEE
- a CDS encoding M28 family peptidase; translation: MEKLVASPAFNADSAFQFVKKQVEFGARVPNTAAHRACGDYLVSTFKRFGLEVTEQNFTPTTYDGKKLTARNIIASFNPKATKRILLTSHWDSRPFSDQDSVSKMKPVLAANDGASGVGVLLEIARVISFSGNKLNLGVDIILFDAEDWGNSDKATDKFSGFCLGSQYWAANKHVPNYTAYFGVLMDMVGAKGATFPKEGYSVSMADGVVRNIWGIASQLGYSNYFIDKVGPSITDDHLPVNETAKIPMVDIIHIKQNDPERTFFNQWHTAHDDMENIDPKTLKAVGQTLIQVLYQESEVSV
- the pbpC gene encoding penicillin-binding protein 1C, whose translation is MFSCFILSFLLIDLLFPFQPKIQYSTQITASDGTVLHAFLSPDDKWRLYTKIAEITPLLQKTLIHKEDQYFYYHPGINPLAMIRAAGRNIFSGRRTSGASTITMQVVRLLEPKKRTYLNKLKESFRAMQLELHFSKDEILQLYLNLVPYGGNIEGIKAASLLYFGKAPQLLSLAEITALTIVPNRPSSLHPGIRNEALKIARNQWLTRFGKENLFDSNVIQDAISEQLMVRRLSAPKQAPHLALRLKKDLPDQPIINTTIKIQSQKQIEEQVKNYVNRLQSMNIHNAAVLVINNETMAVEAYAGSADFNNPFDGGQVDGIRAIRSPGSTLKPILYATAFDKGIITPKMVLNDVPTNFSGYEPENFDQHFNGQVTMEFALANSLNIPAVKILKEISTPVLIDKLKKADFQTIRKQSKDLGLSMILGGCGVTLEELTRLFAAFSNEGELKPIRYTMETPVSKKGEQLVSKEATFLLNNILTQVTRPDLPSNFDNTYHLPKIAWKTGTSYGKRDAWSIGYNRKYTIGVWVGNFSGEGVPELSGANTATPLLFSIFNALDYNSSKGWYQMPENVALRKICAVSGNIPSDFCDHQITDYYIMGVSPYHKCQHLRYVFTDVAGRISYCTYCLPENGFVKKTYPNLAPELIAYYESKKIPYLKLPPHNPFCERVFREGAPLITSPNDGSEYFIQTNEPQQIQLSCQTGNDVQEVFWYVNDKLVKRSAPHEAVFINPPVGRVKISCSDDKGRNSDIQIVVRKI